The Methylomagnum ishizawai genome has a window encoding:
- a CDS encoding tyrosine-type recombinase/integrase: MAWWKEQIGVRLLSDATPALIAECRDKLERGRTHQGEDRSPATVNRYLAALSHAFTVAVNEWGWLDDSPMRKVKKVKEPGGRVRFLSDDERRRLLDACRASKNAALYPVVVVALSTGMREGKILGLYWKAPKEPPKDRAWGVVDASAARITLHQTKNKERRVLPLSGHALELVRELAKVRSLNTTLLFPGRKPEQPVDLRFAWVNALEQAGIQDFRFHDLRHSAASYLAMNGTSLNEIAEVLGHKTLQMVRRYAHLSEAHTGQVIASMNEKIFGGVGGNG; the protein is encoded by the coding sequence TTGGCATGGTGGAAAGAGCAAATCGGGGTCCGCCTGCTTTCGGACGCCACCCCGGCCTTGATAGCCGAGTGCCGGGATAAGCTGGAACGCGGGCGCACGCACCAAGGCGAAGACCGATCCCCGGCCACCGTCAACCGCTACCTCGCGGCGCTGTCCCACGCCTTCACCGTGGCCGTGAACGAATGGGGATGGCTGGACGATTCCCCCATGCGCAAGGTGAAGAAGGTCAAGGAGCCGGGAGGCCGGGTCCGCTTCCTGTCCGACGATGAACGCAGGCGCTTGCTGGACGCCTGCCGGGCATCCAAGAACGCGGCGCTGTATCCCGTGGTGGTGGTGGCGCTGTCCACCGGGATGCGCGAGGGGAAAATCCTGGGGCTGTACTGGAAAGCGCCCAAGGAACCGCCCAAGGACCGCGCCTGGGGCGTGGTGGACGCCAGCGCGGCCCGGATCACCCTACACCAGACCAAGAACAAGGAACGCCGCGTCCTGCCCCTGTCCGGCCACGCCCTGGAACTGGTGCGGGAACTCGCCAAGGTCCGCAGTCTGAACACCACCCTACTCTTTCCAGGCCGGAAGCCCGAGCAGCCGGTAGACCTCCGGTTCGCCTGGGTGAACGCCCTGGAACAGGCCGGGATTCAGGACTTCCGGTTCCACGATCTGCGGCACAGCGCCGCGTCCTACCTCGCCATGAACGGCACGAGCCTGAACGAAATCGCGGAAGTCCTGGGACACAAGACCTTGCAAATGGTGCGGCGCTACGCCCATTTGAGCGAGGCCCACACCGGCCAGGTCATCGCCAGCATGAACGAGAAGATTTTCGGCGGGGTGGGTGGCAATGGTTGA
- a CDS encoding phage protein Gp27 family protein: MPLEKKIVSELPQDVREEFDRRIIAGEYKTYLDFHADLSERGLEVSRSTAHAYFKEIRDSIPEMTGRFRQYPDPATLSRPRLVRLHSDLDIHIDTAQDLLRRVKAALSRPPETEKPR, from the coding sequence ATGCCGCTTGAAAAGAAAATCGTCAGCGAGTTGCCCCAAGACGTGCGCGAAGAATTCGACCGGCGCATTATCGCCGGGGAATACAAAACCTATTTGGACTTCCACGCCGACCTATCGGAACGCGGGCTTGAAGTATCCAGGTCCACGGCCCACGCCTATTTCAAGGAAATCCGGGATTCCATTCCCGAAATGACCGGGCGCTTCCGCCAATACCCCGACCCGGCCACCCTCTCAAGGCCGCGCCTGGTGCGGCTACACAGCGACCTCGATATCCACATCGACACCGCCCAAGACTTGCTCCGGCGCGTCAAGGCCGCGCTATCCCGCCCCCCGGAAACGGAAAAGCCCCGGTAG
- a CDS encoding YccF domain-containing protein has protein sequence MSLLGNLLWLLFGGFIAGLGYLLGGLALCLTVVGIPFGLQSIKLGLAVFAPFGKDVVELPDANSVPRVVFNLLWVLLFGWPIAVAHLTSAGILALTVIGIPFAVQHIKLIPLSLLPFGRDLR, from the coding sequence ATGAGTTTATTGGGGAATTTGCTGTGGCTGCTGTTCGGCGGTTTCATCGCCGGGCTGGGCTATCTCCTGGGCGGGCTGGCCCTGTGCCTGACCGTGGTGGGGATTCCCTTCGGGCTGCAATCGATCAAGCTGGGCTTGGCGGTGTTCGCGCCGTTCGGCAAGGACGTGGTCGAACTGCCCGACGCCAACAGCGTCCCGCGGGTGGTCTTCAACCTGCTGTGGGTATTGCTGTTCGGCTGGCCCATCGCGGTGGCGCATCTGACCAGCGCGGGCATACTCGCCTTGACCGTCATCGGCATTCCCTTCGCCGTGCAGCATATCAAGCTGATTCCGCTGTCGCTGCTGCCGTTCGGGCGCGACCTGCGCTGA
- a CDS encoding glycine zipper domain-containing protein → MNTPNRILSILACVATLSACAAPGNYGYGQPGYGGALTGAAVGAAGGALLGYAADGGRGNGAVTGGALGAVAGGAVGYAMDRNQERSDPYPSYPQDRSGYRPR, encoded by the coding sequence ATGAACACCCCGAACCGCATCTTGAGCATCCTGGCTTGCGTCGCGACCCTATCCGCCTGCGCCGCGCCCGGCAACTATGGTTATGGCCAGCCCGGCTATGGCGGGGCGCTGACCGGGGCCGCCGTGGGGGCGGCGGGGGGTGCCCTGCTGGGCTACGCCGCCGACGGGGGGCGTGGCAACGGGGCCGTGACCGGGGGGGCGCTGGGTGCCGTGGCGGGCGGGGCGGTCGGCTATGCCATGGACCGCAACCAGGAGCGTTCCGATCCGTATCCCTCGTACCCCCAAGACCGTTCGGGCTATCGCCCCCGCTAG
- the glpK gene encoding glycerol kinase GlpK — MNPYLAAIDQGTTSTRCLIFDRQGREIARAQREHRQFYPRPGWVEHDPLEILAQTQAVVAGALERAGLAASQLAAVGIANQRETVVLWERETGRPVHNAIVWQDTRTAELCGRLAGTSGQDRFRERTGLPIATYFSGPKLGWLLDHVEGARARAECGELLCGTIDTWLIWNLSGGPRGGVHITDPSNASRTLLMDLARLDWDAGLLEAMAIPRPLLPEIHASSEVYGLGVGSLSGVPLAGDLGDQQAALFGQGCFAPGEAKNTYGTGCFMLLNTGREPVVSRQGLLTTVAYRLGSEPPVYALEGSVAVTGALVQWLRDNLGLIDSADEVEALAATVQDNGGIYIVPAFSGLFAPYWRSDARGAIVGLTRYVNKGHFARAALEAAAYQTREILDAMRDETGQTLAELKVDGGMVANELLMGFQADVLGLPVVRPAIAETTALGAAYAAGLAVGFWRDVEELRGLWRRDREWSPTLAPATRERLYAGWKKAVTRTFDWVE, encoded by the coding sequence ATGAACCCATACCTCGCCGCCATAGACCAGGGTACCACCAGTACCCGTTGTCTTATTTTCGACCGCCAAGGCCGCGAAATCGCACGCGCCCAACGCGAACACCGCCAATTTTATCCCCGGCCCGGCTGGGTTGAACACGATCCCTTGGAAATCCTCGCCCAGACCCAGGCCGTGGTGGCGGGGGCGCTGGAGCGGGCGGGGCTGGCCGCGTCCCAACTCGCCGCCGTCGGCATCGCCAACCAGCGCGAGACGGTGGTGTTGTGGGAGCGGGAAACCGGCAGGCCGGTCCATAACGCCATCGTCTGGCAGGATACCCGCACCGCCGAGTTGTGTGGGCGGCTGGCCGGGACATCCGGCCAGGACCGCTTCCGGGAGCGCACCGGCCTGCCCATCGCGACCTATTTTTCCGGTCCCAAGCTGGGCTGGCTGCTGGACCATGTGGAGGGGGCGCGGGCCAGGGCGGAGTGCGGCGAACTGCTGTGCGGCACCATCGACACCTGGTTGATTTGGAACCTGAGCGGCGGTCCCAGGGGCGGCGTCCATATCACCGATCCCAGCAATGCCTCGCGTACCCTGTTGATGGATTTGGCCCGGCTGGATTGGGATGCCGGGTTGTTGGAAGCCATGGCGATCCCGCGCCCCTTGCTCCCGGAAATCCATGCTTCCTCTGAGGTTTACGGCCTGGGCGTGGGAAGCTTGAGCGGCGTGCCCCTGGCCGGGGATTTGGGCGATCAGCAGGCGGCCTTGTTCGGGCAGGGCTGTTTTGCGCCGGGCGAGGCCAAGAACACCTATGGCACGGGCTGCTTCATGCTGCTCAACACCGGACGGGAGCCGGTGGTGTCGCGCCAGGGTTTGTTGACCACGGTGGCCTACCGCCTGGGCTCGGAACCGCCGGTCTACGCCCTGGAAGGTTCGGTGGCGGTGACGGGGGCGCTGGTGCAGTGGCTGCGCGACAACCTGGGGCTGATCGACAGCGCCGACGAGGTCGAGGCCCTGGCCGCGACCGTCCAGGACAATGGCGGCATCTACATCGTGCCGGCCTTTTCCGGGCTGTTCGCGCCCTATTGGCGGAGCGATGCCCGCGGAGCCATCGTCGGCCTGACCCGCTATGTCAACAAAGGCCATTTCGCCCGCGCCGCCCTGGAAGCCGCCGCCTACCAGACCCGCGAAATCCTCGATGCCATGCGCGATGAAACCGGCCAGACCCTGGCGGAACTCAAGGTCGATGGCGGCATGGTGGCGAACGAGCTGCTGATGGGATTCCAGGCCGATGTGTTGGGATTGCCGGTGGTGCGCCCGGCCATCGCCGAGACCACGGCGCTGGGCGCGGCCTATGCCGCCGGTTTGGCGGTGGGGTTTTGGCGCGATGTGGAGGAATTGCGCGGACTGTGGCGGCGCGACCGGGAGTGGTCGCCTACCCTGGCCCCCGCGACCCGCGAACGGCTGTACGCGGGTTGGAAGAAGGCGGTGACGCGGACGTTCGATTGGGTGGAATGA
- a CDS encoding glycosyl hydrolase family 57, whose amino-acid sequence MTVFSRFVKIDIPERLDGAATGKNPEFEVGFAADGAIPFPQVILHGQGQQKLINGAAIRWEEGADGVWTYIATVPAGLLLAGEITVQIEGCRQADLGRAGGGDWVKEYRTLRMTLPIQPKPEIRVSVQGGGPVKVYFGIHKHMHQPYYDTTDRDYWDGEKDGIFGSRVGNYTGFVPEAVRQYIDGGLPHAGLSTSWSGSLIEQLDRCAERGWCGGGFSGWNGALRGMAEARTALGNPRLSFSAFGFFHPLMALIPHRDIVRQIEWHRGIVRAAFGAEASRVLFPPETAFHVRMIPALLEAGIEAVIYDSIHRYRACRDYPYAGLGEGMLPPNPAEQANPPVDDWLQLRNIWAGSKISPTLLRPEYVGYEDPDGRLHKIIAVPAERYIGNEDARGGFGALQYPDVLGQVYDRVAETGSFDPEHPPFFLLHSDGDNHGGGADSYYRHNTGAMVRWLQNDPRFELTTVEDYLRRFPPDPKRVVHIEPGSWSGADNGDPQFMKWFSRYDQPYSPDLNSWAVLTALQNAVYTLEEAGTGSPALAEAVRLMLTAETSCYWYWTGQRVWDQQVTNAANLAHSRIQGEVEAVVRAGRDRTGPTLFAPWVTPENPGGKRWGQGCLLDAPREGVVHSFVSDVSGLERVDLVLRTAGGETRLKMRNHGAYPSETGARATAEYFTAALPVGAGEVRYYIEAEDRRGNVSRGALERVFLA is encoded by the coding sequence ATGACTGTGTTTTCCAGGTTCGTGAAGATCGACATTCCCGAGCGGCTCGACGGGGCCGCGACCGGCAAGAATCCCGAGTTCGAGGTCGGGTTCGCCGCCGATGGCGCGATTCCGTTTCCACAAGTAATCCTGCACGGCCAGGGCCAGCAGAAGCTCATCAACGGCGCGGCCATCCGCTGGGAGGAGGGCGCGGACGGCGTGTGGACCTATATCGCCACCGTGCCCGCCGGTTTGTTGTTGGCGGGCGAAATCACCGTGCAAATCGAAGGCTGCCGCCAGGCCGACCTGGGACGGGCGGGCGGCGGCGATTGGGTCAAGGAATACCGCACGCTGAGGATGACGTTGCCGATCCAACCCAAGCCGGAAATCCGCGTTTCGGTCCAGGGCGGCGGGCCGGTCAAGGTGTATTTCGGCATCCATAAGCATATGCACCAACCGTACTACGACACCACCGACCGCGATTACTGGGACGGTGAGAAGGACGGTATCTTCGGCTCGCGGGTCGGCAACTATACCGGCTTCGTGCCCGAGGCGGTGCGGCAGTACATCGACGGCGGTTTGCCGCATGCGGGGCTTTCCACCAGTTGGAGCGGCTCCCTGATCGAGCAACTGGACCGCTGCGCCGAGCGGGGCTGGTGCGGCGGCGGTTTTTCCGGCTGGAACGGGGCGCTGCGCGGCATGGCTGAGGCTAGGACCGCGCTGGGGAATCCCCGGCTGTCGTTCTCGGCCTTCGGCTTTTTCCATCCGCTGATGGCCTTGATTCCGCACCGCGACATCGTGCGCCAGATCGAATGGCACCGGGGCATCGTCCGCGCCGCTTTCGGGGCCGAGGCGTCGCGGGTGTTGTTCCCGCCGGAAACCGCCTTCCATGTGCGGATGATCCCGGCCTTGCTGGAGGCCGGGATCGAGGCGGTGATCTACGACTCCATCCACCGCTACCGCGCCTGCCGCGACTATCCCTATGCCGGGCTGGGGGAAGGGATGTTGCCGCCCAACCCGGCGGAACAGGCCAATCCGCCGGTGGACGATTGGCTGCAATTGCGCAACATCTGGGCCGGCTCGAAGATTTCGCCCACGTTGCTGCGGCCCGAATATGTCGGCTACGAAGACCCGGACGGGCGGCTCCATAAAATCATCGCCGTGCCCGCCGAGCGCTATATCGGCAACGAGGATGCCCGTGGCGGCTTCGGTGCCTTGCAATATCCCGATGTGCTGGGGCAGGTCTACGACCGCGTGGCGGAAACCGGGAGTTTCGATCCCGAACATCCGCCGTTCTTCCTGCTGCATTCCGACGGCGACAACCACGGCGGCGGGGCCGACAGCTATTACCGCCACAATACCGGGGCCATGGTGCGCTGGCTCCAAAACGATCCGCGCTTCGAACTGACCACGGTGGAGGACTATCTGCGGCGCTTCCCGCCCGACCCAAAGCGGGTGGTGCATATCGAGCCGGGTTCGTGGAGCGGGGCCGACAACGGCGATCCCCAGTTCATGAAGTGGTTCAGCCGCTACGACCAGCCGTATTCGCCCGATCTCAATTCCTGGGCGGTGCTGACCGCCTTGCAGAACGCGGTGTACACGCTGGAGGAAGCGGGGACCGGATCGCCCGCCCTGGCCGAGGCGGTGCGCCTGATGTTGACCGCCGAGACCAGTTGCTATTGGTACTGGACCGGGCAGCGGGTGTGGGACCAGCAGGTGACTAATGCCGCCAATCTGGCCCATAGCCGCATCCAGGGCGAGGTGGAGGCGGTGGTGCGGGCGGGCCGCGACCGCACCGGGCCGACCCTTTTCGCGCCCTGGGTCACGCCGGAGAATCCGGGCGGCAAGCGCTGGGGGCAGGGCTGCCTGCTGGACGCGCCGCGCGAGGGCGTGGTGCATAGCTTCGTGTCCGACGTGTCGGGGCTGGAGCGGGTGGATTTGGTGCTACGGACGGCGGGCGGGGAAACCCGGCTGAAGATGCGGAACCATGGGGCTTATCCTTCCGAAACCGGGGCCAGGGCGACGGCGGAATATTTCACCGCCGCCTTGCCGGTCGGGGCGGGGGAGGTGAGGTATTACATCGAGGCCGAGGATAGGCGGGGGAATGTGTCTCGGGGGGCGTTGGAGCGGGTGTTTTTGGCTTGA
- a CDS encoding thermonuclease family protein, with protein sequence MACPIQHEERMRRIEPDTALRELCLRSMALGAALLAWGMAEAGDGSGRVLRVHDGDTLTVLRAGHEVTVRLNGIDAPELEQAHGTAARQALAGLCLNREARIHDQGIDKYGRTLGRVDCGGIDANAEQVKAGHAWFYAQYSQDGTLRGYEAEARRRRIGLWAARNPQPPWEFRHPDGNAHGSGQREVRRGGLCGAKRTCGEMADCGEALFYLQRCGVKRLDSDKDGVPCESLCQGASPPWP encoded by the coding sequence ATGGCTTGCCCCATTCAACACGAAGAAAGGATGCGCCGGATCGAACCCGATACGGCGTTGCGCGAATTATGCTTGAGATCGATGGCGTTGGGCGCGGCCCTGTTGGCCTGGGGCATGGCGGAAGCCGGGGATGGGTCGGGCCGGGTGTTGCGGGTGCATGACGGGGACACGCTGACGGTGTTGCGGGCGGGCCACGAAGTCACGGTGCGCCTGAACGGGATCGACGCGCCCGAACTGGAACAAGCCCATGGCACGGCGGCCCGGCAAGCGCTGGCGGGCCTGTGCCTCAATCGCGAAGCCCGCATCCACGACCAGGGCATCGACAAATATGGCCGGACCCTGGGCCGGGTGGATTGTGGCGGGATCGACGCCAACGCCGAGCAGGTGAAGGCGGGCCACGCCTGGTTCTATGCCCAATACAGCCAGGACGGAACCTTGCGCGGCTACGAGGCCGAAGCGCGGCGGCGGCGGATCGGCCTGTGGGCGGCGCGGAACCCCCAGCCGCCTTGGGAATTCCGCCACCCGGACGGCAATGCCCACGGCAGCGGACAGCGCGAGGTCCGGCGCGGCGGCCTCTGCGGGGCCAAGCGCACTTGCGGCGAGATGGCGGATTGCGGCGAGGCGCTGTTCTATCTCCAGCGCTGCGGGGTCAAGCGCCTGGACAGCGACAAGGACGGCGTGCCCTGCGAATCCTTATGCCAGGGCGCGTCCCCGCCCTGGCCCTGA
- a CDS encoding diguanylate cyclase domain-containing protein yields the protein MLNDMAELLSFSHFMPHGNCYLWLPSVLWLHVVSDGLIVLSYYSIPFALLALVRRRADLQFDWMLRLFGLFIFLCGTTHLLAIWTTWVPDYWLSGLVKAVTALASVATALLAWPLVPKLVALPSARQLLAINQELAEVLEKHRAAERELRTLSLAMAHSSSMVIITDTQGVIEYCNPAFCQGTGYEERELLGNKVSILGSGFTDPAIYQDLWRTISEGRAWQGELLDRKKNGDLYWSMLYIAPVKDGDGATTHYVAVSHDISELKNSEETIRRLAFYDPLTELPNRALFKERLEQALLRARRDNRMFALLYIDLDRFKHINDSLGHIVGDKLLIEVGQRLKRQLRGTDTVARLGGDEFAVILGDLADPGVAAEIGHALCGAVDSPYSIDGHTLSVSASIGISLYPEDHIDIEELIRMADNALYRAKDAGRNQFAYYTSSEPVRLEWPAPEAGRIQPHNNRTAAPAPAKIGGRS from the coding sequence ATGTTGAATGATATGGCCGAATTACTGTCTTTCTCCCATTTCATGCCGCACGGCAATTGCTATCTCTGGCTACCTAGCGTGCTATGGTTGCATGTCGTCTCCGACGGCTTGATCGTCCTATCTTATTATTCGATCCCCTTCGCCCTCCTGGCCTTGGTGCGCCGGCGCGCCGACCTCCAGTTCGACTGGATGCTCCGGCTGTTCGGGCTGTTCATCTTCCTGTGCGGCACCACCCATCTGCTGGCGATCTGGACCACCTGGGTGCCGGACTACTGGCTGTCCGGGCTGGTGAAGGCCGTTACCGCCCTGGCCTCGGTGGCGACCGCCCTGCTGGCCTGGCCCTTGGTGCCCAAGCTGGTGGCGCTGCCCAGCGCCCGGCAATTGCTGGCGATCAACCAGGAACTGGCCGAGGTCCTGGAAAAACACCGCGCCGCCGAGCGCGAATTGCGCACGCTGTCGCTGGCGATGGCGCATAGTTCCAGCATGGTCATCATCACCGACACCCAGGGCGTGATCGAATATTGCAACCCGGCGTTCTGCCAGGGCACGGGCTACGAGGAACGCGAACTCCTGGGCAACAAGGTCTCGATCCTGGGTTCCGGCTTCACCGATCCCGCCATCTACCAGGACTTATGGCGCACCATCTCCGAGGGCCGCGCCTGGCAGGGCGAACTCCTGGACCGCAAGAAGAACGGCGATTTGTACTGGTCGATGCTCTACATCGCCCCGGTCAAGGACGGCGACGGGGCCACCACCCATTACGTGGCGGTCTCCCACGATATCAGCGAACTCAAGAACTCGGAGGAAACCATCCGGCGGCTGGCGTTCTACGATCCCCTCACCGAACTGCCCAACCGCGCCCTGTTCAAGGAACGCCTGGAACAGGCCCTGCTCCGCGCCCGCCGCGACAACCGGATGTTCGCCCTGCTGTACATCGACCTCGACCGCTTCAAGCACATCAACGACAGCCTGGGCCATATCGTCGGCGACAAGCTATTGATTGAGGTGGGCCAGCGCCTCAAGCGGCAATTGCGTGGCACCGACACCGTGGCCCGGCTGGGCGGCGACGAGTTCGCCGTCATTCTGGGCGATCTGGCCGACCCCGGCGTGGCGGCGGAAATCGGCCATGCGCTGTGCGGGGCCGTCGATTCGCCCTATTCCATCGACGGCCACACGCTGTCGGTCTCGGCCAGCATCGGCATCAGCCTCTATCCCGAGGACCACATCGACATCGAGGAATTGATCCGCATGGCCGACAACGCCCTCTACCGGGCCAAGGACGCCGGGCGCAACCAATTCGCCTATTACACATCATCCGAACCCGTCCGCCTGGAATGGCCGGCCCCGGAGGCGGGCCGGATCCAACCACACAACAACCGCACGGCGGCACCGGCACCGGCCAAAATAGGAGGCAGGTCATGA
- a CDS encoding AAA family ATPase — MTNLVYENHLKLIEEARRKEQAEARKKAAALAWKNDLDKPGIIYGDFGEVESEPVDWLWPGRIARGKVTLIAGDPGLGKSQITVSLAGIITRGGSWPADGGRCDPGRVLFLSAEDDHADTIKPRLEAVGADITKCLFIRHVQPRDDKGDLQRRAFDLGTDLEMLRKDIQRHGRLDAIFMDTLDSYTGKVDTHKSSDVRALMLALADFAARANVAIIGIMHPNKGQGQTAMNRISGSLAFVAAARAGYMVARDPADPARRYFLPIKNNVGADQTGYAFTIQPVVLPSGIETSRVEWEGWPVSVTADEILSAQADYGDRAALESAKRFLAELLADGPKPVKGLQADAEGNGHSWRTVVRAKEALNIEASKNGTKGGWNWSLPKNANPSEECQKK; from the coding sequence ATGACGAACTTGGTGTATGAAAACCACCTGAAGCTGATCGAAGAAGCCAGGCGGAAGGAACAGGCGGAAGCGCGGAAAAAAGCCGCGGCGCTGGCCTGGAAAAACGACCTGGACAAGCCGGGCATCATCTACGGCGATTTCGGCGAAGTGGAGAGCGAGCCGGTGGACTGGCTATGGCCGGGCCGCATCGCACGCGGCAAGGTGACACTCATCGCGGGCGATCCAGGCCTGGGCAAGTCGCAAATCACCGTGAGCCTCGCGGGCATCATCACGCGGGGCGGTTCCTGGCCAGCGGACGGCGGGCGCTGCGATCCGGGCCGGGTGTTGTTCCTGTCGGCGGAGGACGACCACGCCGACACCATCAAGCCGCGCCTCGAAGCGGTCGGGGCCGACATCACGAAGTGCCTGTTCATCCGGCACGTCCAGCCCCGCGACGATAAGGGCGACCTCCAGCGGCGGGCGTTCGACCTGGGCACCGACCTGGAAATGCTGCGCAAGGACATACAGCGGCATGGCCGTCTGGACGCCATCTTCATGGACACGCTCGATTCTTACACCGGCAAGGTGGACACCCACAAATCGTCCGATGTGCGGGCGCTCATGCTGGCGCTGGCCGACTTCGCCGCCCGTGCGAATGTCGCCATCATCGGCATCATGCACCCCAACAAGGGGCAAGGGCAGACGGCCATGAACCGCATTTCGGGGAGCTTGGCTTTCGTCGCGGCGGCGCGGGCCGGGTACATGGTGGCCCGCGACCCCGCCGACCCGGCCCGGCGCTACTTCCTGCCGATCAAGAACAACGTGGGCGCGGACCAAACCGGCTACGCCTTCACCATCCAGCCCGTGGTATTGCCGAGCGGTATCGAAACCTCGCGGGTGGAATGGGAAGGCTGGCCCGTGAGCGTCACGGCGGACGAAATCCTCAGCGCCCAAGCGGACTATGGCGACCGGGCAGCCCTGGAAAGCGCCAAGCGGTTTTTGGCCGAGCTATTGGCGGATGGCCCGAAGCCCGTGAAAGGATTGCAAGCGGACGCGGAGGGCAACGGGCATTCCTGGCGAACCGTTGTGCGGGCGAAGGAAGCCCTCAACATCGAAGCATCCAAAAATGGGACAAAAGGCGGGTGGAATTGGTCGCTCCCGAAGAATGCCAACCCCTCCGAAGAATGCCAAAAAAAATGA